A section of the Candidatus Eremiobacterota bacterium genome encodes:
- a CDS encoding arsenic transporter: MIAGLALLGVIVRPFKICEAWWACGGAIALVLLRALAPNAAYAAVARGLDVYLFLIGMMALAEFARVEGVFEWIAAWAVRAAGGSRGRLLALVYAAGACTTAFLSNDATIVVLTPAVLQAVARTDARPHAYVFACALVANAASFVLPISNPSNLLFFAHAGVPPLGSWLMSFGLAALASIALTYAALALLFRRDVAADLMVHDGSAPPPRALASGALVVGALVLVATSSLGGPLGAVACALGLAAALLATTRERAAPLAIARGIAWPVVALTAALFVLVEALDLAGASALPRMLFGWANHVATPLAQLGIAFASALASNVVNNLPVGLDLGKYVAAAHPPAAFSAAALVGVNVGPNLTANGSLATLLWLAILRRANVEVSPLRFAAVGIAVTPAALLAAALLAR; encoded by the coding sequence GTGATCGCCGGGCTCGCGCTGCTCGGCGTGATCGTTCGCCCGTTCAAGATCTGCGAGGCGTGGTGGGCGTGCGGCGGCGCAATCGCGCTCGTCCTCTTGCGCGCGCTCGCGCCGAACGCCGCTTATGCGGCCGTCGCGCGCGGGCTCGACGTCTACCTGTTTCTGATCGGGATGATGGCGCTTGCGGAGTTCGCGCGCGTGGAGGGCGTCTTCGAGTGGATTGCGGCGTGGGCGGTCCGCGCGGCGGGCGGCTCGCGCGGGCGGCTGCTGGCGCTCGTCTATGCGGCGGGCGCGTGCACGACCGCGTTTCTCTCGAACGACGCGACGATCGTGGTGCTCACGCCCGCGGTGCTGCAGGCGGTCGCACGCACCGACGCGCGCCCGCACGCGTACGTCTTCGCCTGCGCGCTGGTCGCGAACGCGGCCAGCTTCGTGCTGCCGATCTCCAACCCGTCGAACCTGCTCTTCTTCGCGCATGCCGGCGTCCCGCCGCTGGGCAGCTGGCTGATGTCGTTCGGGCTCGCCGCGCTTGCGTCGATCGCGCTGACGTACGCCGCGCTGGCGCTGCTGTTCCGGCGCGACGTCGCAGCAGACTTGATGGTACACGACGGAAGCGCGCCGCCGCCGCGCGCGCTCGCGAGCGGCGCCCTCGTCGTCGGCGCGCTGGTGTTGGTGGCGACGTCGTCGCTGGGCGGACCGCTCGGAGCGGTGGCGTGCGCGCTCGGGCTTGCGGCGGCGCTCCTCGCGACGACGCGCGAGCGCGCCGCGCCGCTCGCGATCGCGCGCGGAATCGCCTGGCCGGTCGTCGCGCTGACCGCGGCGCTGTTCGTGCTGGTCGAGGCGCTCGACCTCGCCGGCGCTTCAGCGCTGCCGCGGATGCTGTTCGGGTGGGCGAACCACGTCGCGACGCCGCTCGCGCAGCTCGGCATCGCCTTCGCGAGCGCGCTCGCCTCGAACGTGGTGAACAACCTCCCGGTCGGCCTCGATCTCGGCAAGTACGTCGCGGCCGCGCACCCGCCGGCCGCCTTCAGCGCCGCCGCGCTGGTCGGCGTCAACGTCGGTCCGAACCTGACGGCGAACGGTTCGCTCGCGACGCTGCTGTGGCTGGCGATCCTGCGCCGCGCGAACGTCGAGGTGTCGCCGCTGCGGTTCGCCGCGGTGGGGATCGCGGTCACCCCTGCCGCGCTGCTCGCCGCGGCGCTGCTCGCGCGCTAG
- the nagA gene encoding N-acetylglucosamine-6-phosphate deacetylase, producing MSDTYILGPARIALGNGTLAHGRIAVDRGRIARILPEDGPTDLRPPDGAIVAPGLIDVHTNGADEFLFNRDQGTAVEVAARAYARQGATGYCAGIMTAPWESMMHAAAEVSEAANQLVEAGDPIGARCLGIHFEGPFLNPKFRRVHRAEWILPATMERAQEMIEACRGALVLVTMAPEAEGVDEVARFFFDQGIVCSAGHTAAHYREGMLAIGLGFRTVTHAFNAMPPLDHRDPSILAAFIQESRTTVQLICDGYHVAPAMVDLLYRTLHDRLVLATDNMPPAGSGYRIEGGVVRAEDGTIAGSALLMDQAVRNLMIYADIPFETAIANATRSPARLLNLDRELGTIEPGKRADLSIWSDEYQVLSTIVGGLPVYGGAHLYRPSRAANA from the coding sequence GTGTCCGACACCTACATCCTCGGGCCCGCGCGAATCGCGCTCGGCAACGGCACGCTGGCCCACGGTCGGATCGCCGTGGACCGCGGGCGGATCGCACGGATACTTCCCGAGGACGGTCCTACCGATCTGCGCCCGCCCGACGGCGCGATCGTCGCTCCGGGTCTGATCGACGTCCACACCAACGGCGCCGACGAGTTTCTGTTCAACCGCGATCAAGGAACCGCGGTCGAAGTCGCCGCGCGCGCGTACGCGCGGCAGGGAGCAACCGGTTATTGCGCCGGGATCATGACCGCGCCGTGGGAGTCGATGATGCACGCGGCGGCGGAAGTCTCGGAAGCCGCAAACCAGCTCGTCGAAGCCGGCGATCCGATCGGCGCGCGGTGTCTGGGCATTCATTTCGAAGGGCCGTTCCTGAACCCGAAGTTTCGCCGCGTCCACCGCGCGGAGTGGATCCTGCCGGCGACGATGGAGCGCGCGCAGGAGATGATCGAAGCCTGCCGCGGCGCGCTGGTGCTGGTGACGATGGCGCCGGAGGCCGAGGGCGTCGACGAGGTCGCGCGCTTCTTCTTCGACCAAGGCATCGTGTGCTCGGCGGGACACACCGCGGCGCACTACCGCGAGGGGATGCTCGCGATCGGGCTCGGCTTCCGCACGGTGACGCACGCGTTCAACGCGATGCCGCCGCTCGACCACCGCGACCCTTCGATTCTCGCGGCGTTCATCCAAGAGTCGCGCACGACGGTGCAATTGATCTGCGACGGCTACCACGTGGCGCCCGCGATGGTCGACTTGCTCTACCGCACGCTGCACGACCGGCTGGTCCTGGCGACCGACAACATGCCGCCGGCCGGGAGCGGCTACCGCATCGAAGGCGGCGTCGTGCGCGCCGAGGACGGTACGATCGCCGGCAGCGCGCTGCTGATGGACCAAGCCGTGCGCAACTTGATGATCTACGCCGACATCCCGTTCGAGACCGCGATCGCCAACGCGACGCGCAGCCCGGCGCGGCTGCTAAACCTCGACCGCGAGCTCGGCACGATCGAGCCCGGGAAACGCGCCGACCTCTCGATCTGGAGCGACGAGTACCAGGTCCTCTCGACGATCGTCGGCGGCCTGCCGGTCTACGGCGGCGCGCACCTCTACCGCCCTTCGCGCGCGGCGAACGCCTGA
- a CDS encoding dynamin family protein, with translation MTDPLEIYRRARDDVADCLDELRAAVAADAARRHDGADDAEALARTIARLRDGRFVLAVVGEFSSGKSFLLNALLGKVEFEERPGGKRIAGLLATDINPSTATITELAYAADESATAVYANGREERVPLGHLARFVAVAEEAHLHDATAAEDSGAPVLVRVAVDSDFLKGGFVVADTPGLASINPAHRRATLSYLPGADAVLYLIDTQQPFTEGDASFLGIVRRYIESVFIVQTKIDLWRMREGSGTPSADAPEAWQAAAQRIVAQAAKHAPGTPVFPLSAREYAEGLLQHDGALIEQSRFRPFLEALDASLVATTGRSRLRRAAAEARRVATHAADALAFDAAALETPADEARARRDAVAPALDAFDAAAQAARAALDSTGANLAATTRARGAEMRAALARTIARSFDVADVARLRDRQKLHILVDDVLATAIGRFAADAAELVAKRLREEAKSASAAVVGAAREADRGGVLAPLLDALAAERFPVTEDAARAFGADASSGAWSTDIETGLRSSIVLGALGGPAVALVDAVAQRFGAAPPDAYMKRELLADLGATIYPAFDAQLEAYVDRIAAQVETIARGLGARAAALAPRVRAEAIGPLERALAAHAAGDDRAAAARAARERASAARMLATRVETRTEAFARESRAERAELADPSIPLDPRAGTARVAASDGARFDPLTYEHGLRPERWRVPVIGAFKRGKSSLINAIAGSRVLADEGADVELHFPVHVRYGERHRAYALGDDAGWNEIALDETLEAAARTPVLIETPWTLPRELVLVHTPAFDSGFPLAGEIVRAAASAASEILALFSRQLDDRELELYAQIARDGKPIAFVHTMADHEDSAERRNVVMLADRYLRERAIVPQRIFTTSTLEYREALDASRAPAGWNELLALRSTLESHAEEHMARLARGERERAERERLAAAAPRPSDTVPSERKSFIRRLFGSRS, from the coding sequence GTGACCGACCCGCTCGAGATCTATCGCCGCGCGCGCGACGACGTCGCCGACTGCCTCGACGAGCTTCGCGCGGCGGTCGCTGCGGACGCCGCGCGCCGCCATGACGGCGCGGACGACGCCGAAGCGCTGGCGCGCACGATCGCGCGGCTGCGCGACGGGCGCTTCGTGCTCGCGGTCGTCGGCGAGTTCTCGAGCGGGAAGTCGTTTCTGCTCAACGCGCTGCTCGGCAAGGTCGAGTTCGAGGAGCGTCCCGGCGGGAAGCGCATCGCCGGACTGCTCGCGACCGACATCAACCCCTCGACCGCGACGATCACCGAGCTCGCCTACGCCGCCGACGAGTCGGCGACGGCGGTCTACGCGAACGGTCGCGAAGAGCGCGTGCCGCTCGGGCACCTGGCGCGCTTCGTCGCGGTCGCGGAAGAGGCGCACCTGCACGACGCGACGGCCGCAGAAGACTCCGGCGCGCCGGTGCTGGTGCGCGTCGCGGTCGACTCCGATTTTCTCAAAGGCGGGTTCGTCGTCGCCGACACGCCGGGATTGGCCTCGATCAACCCGGCGCACCGCCGCGCGACGCTTTCGTACCTGCCGGGCGCCGACGCGGTGCTCTATTTGATCGATACGCAGCAGCCGTTCACCGAAGGCGACGCGTCCTTTCTCGGCATCGTCCGGCGCTACATCGAGTCGGTCTTCATCGTGCAGACGAAGATCGACTTGTGGCGGATGCGTGAAGGTTCCGGCACGCCGAGCGCGGACGCGCCCGAGGCCTGGCAGGCGGCGGCGCAGCGCATCGTCGCGCAGGCCGCGAAGCACGCGCCCGGGACGCCGGTCTTTCCGCTCTCCGCGCGCGAGTACGCCGAAGGATTGCTGCAGCACGACGGCGCGCTGATCGAGCAGAGCCGCTTTCGGCCGTTTCTCGAGGCGCTCGACGCCTCGCTGGTCGCGACGACGGGCCGCTCGCGTCTGCGCCGCGCCGCCGCCGAAGCGCGCCGCGTCGCGACGCACGCCGCCGACGCGCTCGCGTTCGACGCAGCCGCGCTGGAAACTCCGGCGGACGAAGCGCGCGCGCGGCGCGACGCGGTCGCGCCCGCGCTCGACGCGTTCGACGCGGCGGCGCAGGCCGCGCGCGCGGCGCTCGACTCAACCGGCGCGAACCTCGCCGCGACGACGCGCGCGCGCGGCGCCGAGATGCGCGCGGCGCTGGCGCGCACGATCGCGCGCTCGTTCGACGTCGCCGACGTCGCGCGCTTGCGCGACCGCCAGAAGCTGCACATCCTGGTCGACGACGTGCTGGCTACGGCGATCGGGCGCTTCGCCGCCGACGCCGCCGAGCTGGTTGCGAAACGCCTGCGCGAGGAGGCGAAGAGCGCGTCCGCTGCGGTCGTCGGCGCGGCGCGCGAGGCCGACCGCGGCGGCGTTCTGGCGCCGCTGCTCGACGCGCTGGCGGCGGAACGCTTTCCGGTCACCGAGGACGCCGCGCGCGCGTTCGGCGCCGACGCCTCGAGCGGCGCGTGGAGCACCGACATCGAGACCGGCTTGCGCAGCTCGATCGTCCTCGGCGCGCTCGGCGGTCCCGCCGTCGCGCTGGTTGACGCGGTCGCGCAGCGCTTCGGCGCCGCACCGCCGGACGCGTACATGAAGCGCGAGCTGCTCGCCGATCTCGGCGCGACGATCTATCCCGCCTTCGACGCGCAGCTCGAAGCGTACGTCGACCGCATCGCCGCGCAGGTCGAGACGATCGCGCGCGGGCTCGGCGCGCGGGCCGCCGCGCTGGCGCCGCGCGTGCGCGCCGAAGCGATCGGTCCGCTCGAGCGCGCGCTCGCCGCGCACGCCGCCGGCGACGACCGCGCCGCGGCCGCGCGCGCGGCGCGCGAGCGCGCATCCGCCGCGCGCATGCTCGCGACGCGCGTGGAGACGCGCACCGAAGCGTTCGCGCGCGAGAGCCGCGCCGAACGCGCCGAGCTCGCCGATCCCTCGATCCCGCTCGACCCGCGCGCCGGGACGGCGCGCGTCGCGGCGTCCGACGGCGCGCGCTTCGATCCGCTCACGTACGAGCACGGTCTGCGCCCCGAGCGCTGGCGCGTCCCGGTGATCGGCGCCTTCAAACGCGGCAAGTCGAGCTTGATCAACGCGATCGCCGGCTCGCGCGTGCTGGCCGACGAAGGCGCCGACGTCGAGCTGCACTTTCCGGTGCACGTGCGCTACGGCGAGCGCCATCGCGCGTATGCGCTCGGCGACGACGCGGGCTGGAACGAGATCGCGCTCGACGAGACGCTGGAGGCCGCGGCGCGCACGCCGGTCCTGATCGAGACGCCGTGGACGCTCCCGCGCGAGCTCGTGCTCGTGCACACGCCGGCGTTCGACTCCGGCTTCCCGCTCGCCGGCGAGATCGTGCGCGCCGCCGCGTCGGCGGCGAGCGAGATCCTGGCGCTCTTCTCGCGCCAGCTCGACGACCGCGAGCTCGAGCTGTACGCGCAGATCGCGCGCGACGGCAAGCCGATCGCGTTCGTGCACACGATGGCGGATCACGAAGACTCGGCCGAGCGCCGCAACGTCGTGATGCTCGCCGACCGCTACCTGCGCGAGCGCGCGATCGTTCCGCAGCGGATCTTCACCACCTCGACGCTCGAGTACCGCGAAGCGCTCGACGCGAGCCGCGCGCCGGCCGGCTGGAACGAGCTGCTCGCCCTCCGCTCGACGCTGGAGTCGCACGCCGAGGAGCACATGGCGCGGCTCGCGCGCGGCGAGCGCGAGCGCGCCGAACGCGAGCGCTTGGCAGCCGCGGCGCCGCGACCGTCCGACACCGTACCAAGCGAGCGTAAATCGTTCATTCGGCGGCTCTTCGGGAGCCGCTCGTAG